One window of Candidatus Hydrogenedentota bacterium genomic DNA carries:
- a CDS encoding M42 family metallopeptidase, giving the protein MRKESLDFLKRLLATPSPSGFEEKIQKVCKAYMEPFVDEIYKDVHGNQFHVLNKGADLRIMLAGHVDEIALMVNTIDANGFIGFVPIGGVDSAVLGGQRVTVHGADGPVPGVIGRKAIHLTPVEDRNKPLEMHQMWVDIGAKDKKDAEKHVTIGDPITIAVGYQELMNEMVVARALDDRVGAFVIMEAVRLLANKKINVAVYCITTVQEEIGLRGATTSAYGCHPHAGLAVDVAWATDHPRGEGERYGETAIGKGPIISRGPNINPVVHKGIVATAKKHKIPIQPLAMPRGTGTDANAMQLSRGGVATGLIGIPNRYMHTPVELVSLTDVENASKLIAEWILSLKANTSFIPN; this is encoded by the coding sequence ATGCGCAAAGAGTCCCTCGATTTCCTGAAACGTCTGCTGGCCACCCCGAGCCCTTCCGGCTTCGAAGAAAAGATCCAGAAGGTCTGCAAAGCCTACATGGAACCCTTCGTGGACGAGATCTACAAGGACGTCCACGGCAACCAGTTTCACGTCCTCAACAAGGGCGCGGACCTGCGCATCATGCTGGCGGGACACGTGGACGAAATCGCGCTCATGGTCAACACCATCGACGCCAACGGCTTTATCGGTTTCGTGCCGATCGGTGGCGTGGACAGTGCCGTGCTGGGCGGCCAGAGGGTTACGGTGCATGGCGCCGACGGCCCGGTGCCGGGCGTCATCGGACGCAAGGCCATTCACCTGACTCCGGTGGAGGACCGCAATAAGCCCCTGGAAATGCACCAGATGTGGGTGGACATCGGCGCAAAAGACAAAAAGGACGCCGAAAAGCACGTCACCATCGGCGACCCCATCACCATCGCCGTGGGCTATCAGGAATTGATGAACGAGATGGTCGTCGCCCGCGCGCTGGATGATCGGGTGGGCGCTTTTGTGATTATGGAGGCCGTGCGCCTGCTGGCGAACAAGAAGATCAACGTGGCGGTCTATTGCATCACCACGGTTCAGGAAGAAATCGGCCTGCGCGGCGCCACCACCAGCGCCTACGGTTGCCACCCCCACGCGGGCCTCGCCGTCGATGTGGCCTGGGCCACCGACCACCCCAGGGGCGAGGGCGAGCGCTACGGCGAGACCGCCATCGGCAAAGGGCCCATCATCAGCCGTGGCCCGAACATTAATCCCGTGGTGCACAAGGGCATCGTGGCAACCGCGAAGAAGCACAAGATTCCGATCCAGCCCCTGGCGATGCCGCGCGGCACCGGCACGGACGCCAATGCCATGCAGCTCAGCCGCGGCGGCGTAGCAACGGGCCTCATCGGCATTCCCAACCGCTACATGCACACGCCGGTGGAACTGGTTTCGCTGACCGATGTGGAGAATGCCTCCAAGCTGATCGCGGAGTGGATCCTTTCGCTGAAAGCCAACACGAGCTTCATCCCCAACTGA
- a CDS encoding 3-dehydroquinate synthase, giving the protein MTTVNVELGERAYPIHIGNGILSELPALVKRTGIKGRIGIVTDTNVGPLYADRVKAPLVEAGHHVAVHAMQAGEPFKRMAAVEDICGTFLAEGLDRTSLILALGGGVVGDVAGYAAASFMRGIPFIQIPTTIVAQVDSSVGGKTGVNHPLGKNTIGAFHQPLGVLIDMDLLQSLPDRELRAGLAEAIKHGIIADEKLFEFMERNAAAILAKDPEALAVPIVRSCEIKAAVVAEDEKENGARANLNYGHTFGHAIESVTNYEKFLHGEAIAIGMVAAGALAVELGMVGADFDARQRNIFSAYGLPVSWAGLPADEAIDAMRKDKKVRAGTMKFIVADQIGRVVQRTDITEAQVRAALAAVTC; this is encoded by the coding sequence ATCACAACCGTAAATGTAGAGCTTGGCGAACGCGCCTACCCCATCCACATCGGCAACGGCATCTTGTCGGAGTTGCCCGCGCTGGTAAAGCGTACGGGCATCAAGGGCCGCATCGGCATCGTCACCGACACCAACGTGGGTCCGCTCTATGCCGACCGCGTGAAAGCGCCCCTCGTGGAAGCGGGCCACCATGTGGCCGTGCATGCGATGCAGGCGGGCGAGCCGTTCAAACGCATGGCCGCCGTGGAGGACATCTGCGGCACCTTTCTCGCAGAGGGTCTTGATCGCACCAGCCTCATTCTTGCGCTGGGTGGCGGGGTCGTCGGCGATGTGGCGGGCTATGCCGCCGCTTCGTTCATGCGCGGCATTCCGTTTATTCAGATTCCCACCACCATTGTGGCTCAGGTGGATTCCAGTGTGGGGGGGAAGACGGGGGTGAACCATCCCCTGGGAAAAAATACCATTGGCGCCTTCCACCAGCCCCTGGGCGTGCTTATCGATATGGACCTGCTTCAGTCTCTGCCGGATCGCGAGCTGCGCGCGGGACTTGCCGAGGCCATCAAGCACGGCATCATCGCGGATGAGAAACTATTCGAGTTCATGGAGCGGAACGCCGCCGCGATTCTCGCGAAAGATCCCGAAGCCCTCGCCGTGCCGATTGTGCGTTCCTGCGAGATCAAGGCGGCCGTCGTCGCGGAGGACGAAAAGGAAAACGGCGCGCGGGCCAATTTGAACTATGGCCACACCTTCGGCCATGCCATAGAATCCGTCACGAACTACGAGAAATTCCTGCACGGCGAAGCCATCGCCATTGGCATGGTTGCAGCGGGCGCACTGGCGGTGGAACTGGGCATGGTGGGCGCCGACTTCGACGCGCGGCAGCGCAATATATTCAGCGCCTACGGTCTGCCCGTCTCCTGGGCCGGGTTGCCGGCGGACGAAGCCATCGACGCGATGCGCAAGGACAAGAAGGTCCGCGCGGGCACCATGAAGTTTATTGTGGCGGATCAAATTGGCCGCGTGGTGCAGCGAACTGATATAACGGAGGCACAGGTGCGCGCGGCCCTGGCCGCGGTGACCTGTTAA
- a CDS encoding tetratricopeptide repeat protein produces the protein MVFGGETADSYYDEGVTASMKGETAAAIRHFEKVLQLDPYHVASCHQLGRCYQRQGKLQQAVECFYRAIKARPNPLPPRLDLGFALLEGGNGTKALDIFQEVLKVKPDNARAMLGLGCCAFEKGEWDLAFTMATQAVTNGGANFAALYLQARAAQLVGFHDVALTAFDQADALLERSVEGSPEQPEAHFLRGELYFARKNFVAALAAFQTAQSHMDTAVHYYSYGEHFELADVLERRGMCLLRLDRYADARELSVDIVALRPKSRVAALLAGSGAEKPPA, from the coding sequence ATGGTCTTTGGCGGCGAAACAGCCGACAGCTATTACGACGAAGGCGTTACCGCCAGCATGAAGGGCGAGACCGCCGCGGCGATCCGCCATTTCGAGAAGGTCCTCCAGCTTGATCCCTATCACGTCGCCAGTTGCCACCAGTTGGGCCGCTGCTATCAGCGTCAGGGAAAGCTCCAGCAGGCGGTGGAGTGCTTTTATCGCGCCATCAAGGCCAGGCCCAATCCCCTGCCGCCCCGCCTCGATCTGGGCTTTGCCCTGCTCGAAGGCGGCAATGGAACCAAGGCCCTCGATATATTCCAGGAGGTCCTCAAGGTCAAACCTGACAATGCCCGGGCGATGCTGGGACTCGGCTGCTGCGCTTTCGAAAAGGGCGAGTGGGACCTTGCCTTTACCATGGCCACGCAAGCCGTGACCAATGGCGGCGCCAACTTCGCCGCACTCTACCTCCAGGCCCGCGCCGCGCAGCTCGTCGGCTTCCACGATGTAGCCCTGACGGCCTTTGACCAGGCGGATGCCTTGCTGGAGCGCTCCGTCGAGGGCAGTCCCGAGCAGCCCGAGGCCCACTTTTTGCGGGGTGAGTTGTACTTTGCCCGCAAGAATTTTGTCGCCGCGCTGGCGGCCTTTCAGACCGCCCAGAGCCATATGGATACGGCGGTGCACTACTACTCTTATGGCGAGCATTTTGAACTGGCCGACGTCCTCGAACGGCGGGGCATGTGCCTCCTGCGCCTCGATCGTTATGCCGATGCACGGGAGCTGTCGGTCGATATCGTTGCCCTTCGCCCGAAGAGCCGCGTGGCGGCGCTGCTGGCCGGTTCGGGCGCCGAAAAGCCCCCGGCATGA
- a CDS encoding ribose-phosphate pyrophosphokinase codes for MKVFSGGASEALTAGICEHLGCEPARASVGRFSDGEIRVQIADNIRGRDVFLVNSTSPPVNRHLMELLIMIDAAKRASAERITAVMPYFGYARQDRKDKARVPITAKLVANLLTAAGANRVLTVDLHCGQIQGFFDIPLDHLSAEVVFVNYLKSHRALQEDLMVISPDTGSVGRAREFANRLGVPLAIVDKRRPKENVAEVMNIIGDVTGKHALLFDDMIDTAGTLAKAAKAIKAHGALSVRACATHPVFSGPALDNIENSELEEILVCDSIPLSEKARSNPKVQVLSLAALIGEAIRRIHKDESVSNLFKT; via the coding sequence ATGAAAGTGTTCAGCGGCGGCGCCTCCGAGGCGCTGACGGCTGGCATTTGTGAGCACCTGGGATGCGAGCCCGCGCGCGCCAGCGTCGGACGTTTTTCCGATGGTGAAATTCGGGTGCAGATCGCGGACAACATCCGCGGGCGCGATGTGTTTCTTGTGAACAGCACCTCGCCGCCGGTGAACCGGCACCTGATGGAGTTGCTCATCATGATCGACGCCGCGAAGCGCGCGTCGGCGGAGCGGATCACGGCGGTCATGCCCTATTTTGGCTATGCCCGACAGGATCGAAAAGACAAGGCGCGGGTGCCGATCACGGCGAAGCTGGTGGCCAACCTCCTTACGGCGGCGGGCGCCAATCGCGTGCTGACGGTGGACCTCCACTGCGGCCAGATCCAGGGATTTTTCGATATTCCGCTGGATCATCTTTCGGCGGAGGTGGTGTTTGTGAATTATCTGAAGAGCCACCGCGCCCTTCAGGAAGACTTGATGGTGATATCTCCCGACACCGGCAGTGTGGGTCGCGCCCGGGAGTTTGCGAATCGACTGGGCGTTCCCCTGGCGATCGTGGACAAGCGGCGGCCGAAGGAAAATGTTGCCGAAGTCATGAACATTATCGGTGACGTCACCGGGAAGCATGCCCTGCTTTTCGACGATATGATCGACACCGCGGGCACGCTGGCCAAGGCGGCCAAGGCCATCAAGGCCCATGGCGCGCTCTCGGTGCGCGCGTGCGCCACGCACCCCGTTTTCAGCGGGCCTGCGCTGGACAATATAGAGAATTCGGAACTCGAGGAAATACTGGTATGTGATTCAATTCCCCTGTCCGAGAAGGCCCGGAGCAACCCGAAGGTTCAGGTGCTCTCCCTTGCGGCCTTGATCGGGGAAGCTATCCGCAGAATTCACAAGGATGAATCCGTCAGCAATCTATTCAAGACCTGA
- a CDS encoding 50S ribosomal protein L25 — MELQTINISTREESGKGPARRRRVTGSIPAVMYGEKKGVVSVMVNAKAFVSALHGSQGEHAIMQANVEDKPELSGPVLVKAVQHHPVKEHIIHADLLRIDLAKPIHTLVPLALVGQCPGIVEGGVPDQPLRELEIECLPLDTPAHLDVDISELRIGGLLHVADLKVPDNIKVVTDPDRTIITIHPPRVVAVAEAPADGKKGKKK, encoded by the coding sequence ATGGAACTTCAAACGATCAACATCAGCACCCGTGAAGAGAGCGGCAAGGGCCCGGCCCGTCGCCGCCGCGTTACGGGCTCGATTCCCGCCGTGATGTACGGCGAGAAGAAGGGCGTCGTCTCGGTCATGGTCAACGCGAAGGCCTTCGTCAGCGCGCTGCACGGCAGCCAGGGCGAACACGCCATCATGCAGGCCAATGTCGAGGACAAGCCCGAGCTCAGCGGTCCGGTCCTTGTCAAGGCGGTGCAGCACCATCCGGTGAAGGAGCATATCATCCACGCCGACCTGCTCCGCATCGATCTGGCGAAGCCGATTCACACCCTGGTGCCCCTCGCGCTCGTGGGCCAGTGCCCCGGCATCGTGGAGGGCGGCGTGCCGGATCAGCCGCTGCGCGAACTCGAAATTGAATGCCTGCCGCTGGATACCCCCGCCCATCTGGACGTGGATATCAGCGAACTGCGCATCGGCGGCCTGCTCCACGTGGCCGACCTGAAGGTTCCGGACAACATCAAAGTTGTGACCGACCCCGACCGCACGATCATCACGATCCACCCGCCGCGCGTGGTGGCCGTGGCGGAAGCCCCGGCGGACGGCAAGAAGGGCAAGAAGAAATAA
- the ilvN gene encoding acetolactate synthase small subunit, protein MEVETLKKHTISVLVENHFGVLARVSGLFSARGYNIISLCVGETMDPEISRMTVVVRGDDQVLFQMIQQLNKLVDVIEVTDLTTSSFVERELVLIKVNAGKEQRGEVVEIATIFRASIVDVGASSLTVEVTGAEGKINACIDMLRPYQITELVRTGEIAIHRAPKRDCMLPE, encoded by the coding sequence ATGGAAGTGGAAACATTGAAAAAACACACCATCAGTGTTCTTGTGGAAAACCACTTCGGCGTGCTCGCCCGCGTGTCGGGGCTGTTCAGTGCGCGCGGCTACAACATCATCAGCCTCTGCGTGGGCGAGACCATGGACCCCGAGATCTCCCGGATGACGGTGGTGGTCCGGGGCGACGATCAGGTGCTCTTCCAGATGATCCAGCAGTTGAACAAGCTGGTGGACGTGATCGAAGTCACCGACCTTACGACCTCCTCTTTTGTGGAGCGCGAGCTCGTGCTCATCAAGGTGAACGCGGGCAAGGAGCAGCGCGGCGAAGTGGTGGAGATCGCCACCATATTCCGCGCCAGTATCGTGGATGTGGGCGCCTCTTCCCTGACGGTCGAAGTGACCGGCGCCGAGGGCAAGATCAACGCCTGCATCGACATGCTGCGGCCCTACCAGATTACCGAGCTGGTGCGCACGGGTGAAATCGCCATCCACCGCGCGCCAAAACGAGATTGCATGTTGCCCGAATAA
- a CDS encoding aminoacyl-tRNA hydrolase, translated as MKIIAGLGNPGPGYRNTRHNLGFLLLDQLARRLNVSFDNKEKHGGLLAPARLGTEKILLVKPQTFMNRSGDCVASVCRNAIFDPSDLLVVVDDINLALGRIRFRAGGSAGGHNGLKSIIERTGSPDFHRMRMGVGDDRKSRDLADHVLSSFQPEERPAVESMLERGSDAALAWLEGGIDRAMNEYNA; from the coding sequence ATGAAGATCATCGCTGGCCTGGGCAATCCCGGGCCGGGTTACCGGAACACCCGGCACAACCTCGGCTTCCTGCTGCTCGACCAACTGGCCCGACGCCTGAATGTTTCTTTCGACAACAAGGAGAAGCACGGCGGCCTGCTGGCCCCCGCGCGCCTGGGCACGGAAAAAATCCTGCTGGTGAAGCCGCAGACCTTCATGAACCGGAGCGGCGATTGCGTCGCCAGCGTCTGCCGGAACGCCATCTTCGACCCGTCCGACCTGCTTGTCGTGGTGGACGATATCAACCTGGCCCTTGGCCGGATTCGTTTCCGGGCGGGCGGTAGCGCGGGCGGTCACAACGGCCTCAAGTCCATCATCGAGCGGACCGGCAGCCCGGATTTCCACCGGATGCGCATGGGTGTGGGGGATGATCGAAAGAGCCGGGATCTGGCCGATCACGTGCTTTCCTCCTTTCAGCCCGAGGAGCGGCCCGCCGTGGAATCCATGCTGGAGCGCGGCAGCGACGCCGCGCTGGCCTGGCTCGAAGGCGGTATTGATCGGGCGATGAACGAGTATAATGCCTAG
- a CDS encoding acetyl-CoA carboxylase carboxyltransferase subunit beta, protein MAFFERTPFGRKNKKQSSGVPDGLWIKCDGCKQTVYKSDIKENMQICPGCGHHYRMGARERIELVSDPGSFEETHTGITAADPLGFAVGKETYTERISRARELSGLNEALVTGMARIEGVRCAIGGMDSSFVMASMGSAVGEKFCRLVKDAIANEVPLIVFAASGGARMQEGILALMQMAKTADAVRQINEAGLPYIVVQTDPTSGGVFASFASLGDITIAEPKAYIGFAGARLIEGAFKIKLPDGFQRAEYQQDNGFVDHIVKRHDLRAHLAKLLRYLAPHADEDIASYVPPTAAVSEPVAVAQAGEEDAAEE, encoded by the coding sequence ATGGCGTTTTTCGAACGTACCCCCTTCGGGCGGAAAAACAAGAAGCAAAGCTCCGGCGTGCCCGACGGCCTCTGGATAAAGTGCGACGGCTGCAAGCAGACCGTGTACAAATCCGACATCAAAGAGAACATGCAGATCTGTCCCGGCTGCGGCCATCACTACCGGATGGGCGCGCGGGAACGGATCGAGCTGGTGTCCGATCCCGGCTCTTTTGAAGAGACCCATACCGGCATCACCGCCGCGGATCCACTCGGGTTTGCCGTAGGCAAGGAGACCTATACCGAGCGCATTTCCCGCGCACGGGAGCTCTCCGGCCTCAATGAGGCGCTCGTAACCGGCATGGCGCGCATCGAAGGCGTGCGTTGCGCGATCGGCGGTATGGACTCGTCCTTCGTCATGGCGAGCATGGGCTCCGCCGTGGGCGAGAAATTCTGCCGCCTGGTGAAGGACGCCATCGCGAACGAGGTGCCCCTCATCGTTTTCGCGGCCTCCGGCGGCGCGCGCATGCAGGAGGGCATCCTGGCGCTCATGCAGATGGCCAAAACCGCCGACGCCGTGCGCCAGATCAACGAAGCGGGCTTGCCCTATATCGTGGTGCAGACTGACCCGACCTCGGGCGGTGTTTTCGCCAGTTTCGCGAGCCTGGGCGATATCACGATTGCCGAGCCCAAGGCCTATATCGGCTTCGCCGGCGCCCGTCTTATCGAGGGCGCCTTCAAGATCAAGCTGCCCGATGGATTTCAGCGCGCCGAGTATCAGCAGGATAATGGCTTCGTGGATCACATCGTGAAGCGCCACGACCTGCGCGCCCACCTGGCCAAGCTGCTGCGCTACCTCGCGCCCCACGCGGATGAGGATATCGCCTCCTATGTGCCCCCGACTGCCGCCGTGTCTGAACCGGTTGCCGTGGCGCAGGCCGGTGAAGAGGATGCGGCGGAGGAATGA
- a CDS encoding Gfo/Idh/MocA family oxidoreductase — protein sequence MSKKVRVGIIACGAIAERLHIPDYAACPQAELVAFCDVDKSRAAGVAAKFAPEAAIYTDYKALLKDKNVDAVSVCSPNKFHGEVTIAALKAGKHVLVEKPMAMSLLEGKNMVAAAKKAKKLLMVNQSQRKYIGHVKAKEVMDSGIMGKVLHVTAMFGHEGPEFWSPTGKWFFKKKEARFGAMADLGVHKADLIRFLTGKEIVEVNAFYETLEKKRADVEDNFVASFKFDDGTVGTLAASWTVKGRDANYVILHCANGTLEVGLQPDKPLVAHLLNPKCTINFDLPAPPTNYDGSWGLDVGGAFVRAILGEEAPFCTGEEGLKSLAVILACEKAADTKRTVKVTV from the coding sequence ATGTCCAAGAAAGTCCGAGTTGGCATCATCGCTTGCGGCGCCATTGCCGAGCGCCTCCACATCCCCGACTACGCCGCCTGCCCCCAGGCCGAACTGGTCGCCTTCTGCGACGTGGACAAGAGCCGCGCCGCGGGCGTGGCGGCGAAGTTCGCGCCGGAAGCCGCGATTTACACCGACTATAAGGCGTTGTTGAAGGACAAGAATGTGGACGCGGTGTCCGTGTGCAGCCCGAACAAGTTCCACGGCGAAGTGACCATTGCGGCGTTGAAGGCGGGCAAGCACGTGCTCGTGGAAAAGCCCATGGCCATGAGCCTGCTGGAAGGGAAGAACATGGTGGCCGCCGCCAAAAAGGCGAAGAAGCTGCTCATGGTCAACCAGAGCCAGCGGAAATATATCGGTCACGTGAAGGCGAAGGAAGTGATGGACAGCGGCATCATGGGGAAGGTGCTCCACGTCACCGCCATGTTTGGCCATGAGGGTCCGGAATTCTGGAGTCCCACGGGCAAGTGGTTCTTCAAGAAGAAAGAGGCCCGCTTTGGCGCCATGGCCGATCTCGGCGTGCACAAGGCCGACCTGATCCGCTTCCTCACCGGGAAGGAGATCGTGGAGGTGAACGCCTTCTACGAAACGCTGGAGAAGAAGCGGGCCGACGTGGAAGACAACTTCGTGGCGTCCTTCAAGTTCGATGACGGTACCGTGGGCACCCTGGCGGCCTCGTGGACGGTCAAGGGCCGCGATGCGAACTATGTGATCCTGCACTGCGCCAACGGCACGCTTGAAGTGGGCCTTCAGCCCGACAAGCCTCTGGTGGCCCACCTGCTCAATCCTAAATGCACCATCAACTTCGATCTGCCCGCACCGCCCACGAACTACGACGGTTCCTGGGGTCTGGACGTGGGCGGCGCATTCGTCCGCGCGATCCTGGGCGAGGAAGCGCCCTTCTGCACCGGTGAAGAGGGCCTGAAGAGTCTCGCGGTGATTCTGGCGTGCGAGAAGGCCGCCGACACGAAGCGGACCGTGAAAGTTACGGTATAA
- a CDS encoding PEP-CTERM sorting domain-containing protein, translated as MKKGCRGLTLFAILLGTVLAETNAGATTLGSEREEHGTGQTLERGMTLHGSWSGESAGSGIAIAPPPLQLFESALTWIGDPAPPRTSISTLDTPEQDTPKSKISNGVAASGPEGNTHGAGDVNFRSKGPALQIDDILSWKSTGDTPPADPEDWLFRLQYSKASSYQTPDPNPPFPIPEPATSTVMLMGLAGILSWRRRV; from the coding sequence GTGAAGAAGGGATGTCGCGGGTTGACCCTCTTCGCAATACTGCTGGGCACGGTATTGGCGGAGACAAATGCGGGTGCAACCACACTGGGATCGGAGCGGGAGGAGCATGGAACGGGTCAGACCCTGGAGCGCGGAATGACGCTACACGGGAGCTGGTCAGGAGAATCCGCAGGTTCGGGCATTGCCATTGCTCCGCCCCCGCTCCAGCTTTTCGAATCCGCCCTCACTTGGATTGGAGATCCCGCGCCGCCCCGTACCTCGATTAGTACGCTGGACACTCCTGAACAGGACACCCCGAAATCGAAAATCTCCAACGGCGTAGCCGCTTCCGGCCCGGAGGGGAATACACACGGAGCCGGAGACGTGAACTTCCGATCAAAAGGACCGGCGCTTCAGATCGACGATATTCTTTCGTGGAAATCGACGGGCGACACGCCGCCCGCCGATCCTGAGGACTGGCTTTTCCGCCTTCAATACTCCAAAGCCTCCAGCTATCAGACCCCCGATCCCAACCCGCCATTCCCCATTCCCGAACCAGCGACGAGCACGGTGATGCTGATGGGTCTCGCGGGAATCTTGTCATGGCGTCGGCGCGTCTGA
- a CDS encoding bifunctional folylpolyglutamate synthase/dihydrofolate synthase, whose protein sequence is MTPSALTRPDSAARQYLFDLTLHGIKLGLENIQALVCAAGDPHRAVPVIHVGGTNGKGSVCAMISAMLRSAGYRAGRFTSPHLIDVSERFLIDGEPIPEAALEENIAFFRDVSAAMDRVPTFFEMTTAIGFRYFAQEKVDVAIIEVGMGGRFDSTNVVAPVATAITNIDLEHTAFLGDTLAKIAFEKAGIIKPGIPVVTAERRPEAFDVFTRRAEEEGAPLLQLGRDFRAETSGSPWAQRLRFSSSALRLEDVSLALPGRYQGENAAVAAALASQLMDAFPKLNASHIATGLASASWPCRVEKVLDTPPVFIDVAHNGAGARKLADLFEDCVLVFAASSDKDRDAMLDALRPRARQIVLTQFEGKRATPVEELAALLPEGTFETRPDLPAAIARGLELATPACPLLITGSIYAAGEAREYLIREHGVRPLRF, encoded by the coding sequence ATGACACCGTCCGCCTTGACGCGGCCGGACAGCGCCGCGCGGCAGTATCTGTTCGACCTGACATTGCATGGTATCAAACTGGGCCTGGAGAACATCCAGGCCCTTGTTTGTGCCGCGGGTGATCCGCATCGGGCCGTGCCGGTTATTCACGTCGGCGGCACCAACGGCAAAGGCAGCGTCTGCGCCATGATTTCGGCCATGCTGCGGTCGGCGGGCTATCGCGCGGGCCGCTTTACGAGTCCCCACCTGATCGACGTGTCCGAGCGCTTTCTCATCGATGGCGAGCCAATACCGGAAGCGGCGCTGGAAGAGAATATCGCCTTCTTTCGCGATGTCTCGGCCGCGATGGATCGTGTCCCGACCTTTTTCGAAATGACCACCGCCATAGGCTTCCGCTATTTCGCGCAGGAAAAGGTGGATGTGGCCATCATCGAGGTGGGCATGGGCGGGCGCTTCGACAGCACCAATGTGGTCGCGCCCGTGGCGACGGCCATCACCAACATCGATCTGGAGCACACGGCCTTCCTGGGCGACACCCTGGCGAAGATCGCCTTTGAAAAGGCGGGGATCATCAAGCCGGGCATCCCGGTGGTCACGGCCGAGCGCCGCCCGGAGGCCTTCGACGTGTTTACGCGCCGCGCGGAGGAGGAAGGCGCACCCCTCCTCCAACTGGGTCGCGACTTTCGCGCGGAAACGAGCGGCAGCCCCTGGGCGCAGCGACTGCGCTTCTCCAGCAGCGCCCTTCGGCTCGAAGACGTTTCACTCGCTCTTCCGGGCCGCTATCAAGGCGAAAACGCCGCCGTGGCCGCCGCGCTCGCGTCCCAACTGATGGACGCGTTTCCGAAACTCAACGCCTCTCACATCGCCACCGGCCTCGCCAGTGCTTCCTGGCCCTGTCGCGTTGAAAAAGTGCTGGATACACCGCCGGTCTTCATCGACGTGGCCCACAACGGCGCGGGTGCGCGAAAGCTCGCCGACTTGTTTGAGGATTGCGTACTGGTCTTCGCGGCATCGTCCGACAAGGACCGCGACGCGATGCTCGATGCGCTCCGCCCCCGCGCGCGTCAGATCGTTCTCACCCAGTTTGAGGGCAAGCGCGCCACGCCCGTGGAAGAACTCGCCGCCCTGCTGCCCGAAGGCACATTCGAAACCCGGCCCGATCTTCCCGCCGCCATCGCCCGCGGCCTGGAGCTCGCCACCCCCGCATGTCCCCTCCTCATCACCGGCTCCATCTACGCCGCCGGTGAAGCCAGGGAATATTTGATACGCGAACATGGCGTGAGGCCGCTGCGGTTCTAG